Part of the Lates calcarifer isolate ASB-BC8 linkage group LG6, TLL_Latcal_v3, whole genome shotgun sequence genome, TGTGTGCCATCCACTCACTGAAGtattttcattcaaaatgtagaatttaacaaagaaaaacagaggtgtgtttcctgtttatgTCTTGAGGTGAAATTTTGAAAccattttaaaccaaaaatgAAGGTACATTGTAAGGCAATTGAAAAATTGTGTGATGTTAATAACAGATACTGACCTTTGCTGTCAGGTCAATCAGTGATGTCAAACTGTTTTATGAATGTAACAGTGAACAAGTGcaatattacatttacatgAATAGTGTCTGGCATGTGtgactgtctgtttttttttccccacagtaAGTGGATGAGTAGGTCACCACAAACCTACAGATAATTCTGGGTTTGGACAGCGGTACATCCTGGATAGTTTCCCAGTGAGCAGTGGCAACAGGGTGCCACGCGTCATGGAGGGAAACACCTGCCACTAACTCACCATCATGTAGGGATCCTCCACTAGAGGGTAGAAGAAGTCTGTGGTCTGGACCAGTGAGAGTCCTCCATGTCTCAGGGGAATCACACAGCAGTCCATTCCTACACCTGGAAACACATCACAGTGAGGAGGGAAAGACATATGGTGATGCAATTCAGTAGCCTTGCAATAAAGATTAACTTaagatgttcagtttttgttggagTGGGAATACAACTTTATCAGTACGTTGGTTAATAAAAGGTAGTAGTTATTGCAGTACCGTTATATGAGACTGCACTACTGTGTGAACAGTACTAaggtttctgtgtttgtggtcagtCAGCGTTACTACATACAATACTTTCTACATCGTGGAGATTGCTACACCTCTAAAGAGATAAAACTACGCGCAGTGCTTCATGTCGAGATTGCGAAACTTCTTAACTAGAAGAAATATTTTACCAAGAGATGAACTTTGCTCAAAGCATCAAATTTATTTCTGCTGAATCATACCTACAGTTCGGTAATTCGATAACTCACGGAACTTGTGTCTTCTTGAGCTAGCTACTATCTTTTATATGAATTTGCGATACAGCTTGGTGATAATTTACGATTGTATgttaaaagttgaaaaaaaatcGTCCGCTTGgggcttttaaaaataaattgtttttattccCCCACAGCTGTCCATCTGTCATATGAGCTGCAATGTGAGTAAACCGAAGCTAGCATGATTAGCAACAGTTCTGCTAGCTAACTGACATGAACGACCAGGGTCTCTGACAAGATATACACAACATGAGTGCTAGCTCTGCTAACGCCAAATGTGTTCCTTACCGAGTCGAGGGCCAGGCAACTGCTGGCCGAACTCCGATGTTTGGTCTCCGGCCTTCCCTGTCTCGTCAGCCCGGTCCGCCTCCAGTCCCGCCAGGAGTTTGAGCAGAGCCTCCTGCGGGACCTTGCAGCCTCATCCCTTCAGGTCCGAGAAGGCTGTGAGACGGAACCCGCGCTCGAGGCCGTGCTCCTCAGGTTTGAAAGGCTTGTATCCCGGGGGAAAACACCCCTCGGTCCGCACAGCCTCTGCCGAGGGAGGCGGGGAAGTTGAGCCTGACATGCCTGCCCGGAGACCACTTCAAACACGCAACGCCAGTCGGGCACACCGGTAAATAAAGACGCAAGGATGAATGGAGCGTGTGTCCGCCGAGCGCTGCGTAAGAGACTGGTGTCAAGTTAACCAGCATAAAACCAATACGACTTCCTGTCGGAACTTTCACCGTAAAAAACCTTGGGATACGAGATTCATAGATTATCACCTAAATGTTTATACCAGATGACTTGAGCATTGGATTAAATTTAATACTACATTAAAGAAAAGCAATTTTAACTCACGCCAAAAGCATAGTCGCCAGAAGTGTAGGAATACACGTCTTATTTTGAAGGCGTATTCGATTGGTCCCTCTTTGTCTGACTGTCCCACTTGACGCACCACAGGGCTTTTGTACTGTGTCGTTATCAGTTCCGATGTAACGTGTATCCATATAAATGATTTGCTCCGGAATGCTCCGGAAATAATGAGTGAGAACCTAAAGCACGCTGTTACATTGTATCTACATTCAATACTTCAGTcgtgacaaaaaaataattcaagGAAAACAATTATGGCTTTCCCTGAATCGTCGTAAATGGTTTATTTCCTCACGTGCTTCTCTCAGGGCAGACAcgagacacaacacacacaaagcgaTAATGAATAACTGATTTATTCCATAAATCTTCAACAGTTCAGTTTCAAAACAATACTATTTGCACCGAATGATCTATCATTACAGACGATATTCACACAAACTGTGAAGGAACTTCGATGTGCCTACATTCAGAGAGATGAATAGCTAGGTGTCACAGGTAAAGGTAAGACAGAGTAAAGGGCACAGAGAGGGCTGTGCTGGGGTACAGGTTAGGTCTATCATCAGAGATAAAGCAGTGGTGCAATCAAAGGTATACACAGGCACAGAACACAGAGAATGGCTACTTTTTCAATAAGAGTAAATCCATCTCtaatacataataatacatGTTTTGAGGTAATGTAGACAGGCAACATTTATgaccaaaacatatttaaatattctttattatttaaagcTCACTAGGTTATTCACATTAccatttgttttctcctttgtgGGGATAATTACCCATCTCAAGTGTTTTTAGGCCCAATGATTACTGATGTGTGCAACATGGATGATGAGTATACATGCTTTGTACCCAGTTTGTGGTAGCCTCCTCATTGTCAATGCACCACTGGAGCAAAGAGAAACTAGAAATGGAACTGAGGCAAGAAGGGATCATGTACAAATACTGATGGGCTTGTGCAtcagtattgtgtgtgtggtgggggtgggggtggggggtgggggggggcaaatAAAAGAACAGGTGCAGGGAGACAAAAAGGATGAGGAGAAAGGGATGGGGTGCGGAATGGAAAAGCTACTGCAGAAACATGGAGTAGGTCTAGGAAATACCATGCTGATTATCTTGCTGTCAGTTCTTTTCACTTGTTCATGTCATCTGATTGCCACTTGTCTTGATTTCAACATATTCAACTTTAAAAATTATAAGATTCACGGTATGTACTCATATTGGTATGTGTTTGCATGGCAGAGAGAGTAAGGTGCAACTaccaaacatgtttttctaGGCTGTGCCCACAGCTGGCAGCAGACACGCTGAATGTTAAAAACGTaagtatactgtatacatatatatctgcatgtgtgttgttgttgtcatggcatGCTGAACTATGCTCATGTTACTGTATACAGTCCATGACATGTATCTGCAGTGTGTCCATATCTGGAGCCTGGTACTGGCACTTAGGACAACATAAATCAGGGAGCTCCTCAGTTCCAGCTGCCCCTTGGTCACCAACTGGTACCAAACCCTGATTGCGGAATGAAGAGGCAGGGGGCACCGTGTTAAAAGCTGGACTGGGGAACACACCTAAGgtaaaggagaaagaaaacaatttcTTACcagaaacaagagaagaaaatacaTCCACTTGTCAGCAGTCTATTGATGCATATTACTTAAAACTGTATGTTGTCCCCCAGAGTTGACACATCAATAACATCTAGAAAAAACTGACTTTAATTCATAGATGACAGACTTCATAAAGAAATTATTCCTTCAAATCTATGTGCATGTTATTTTGAATGTgtacagtagtgtgtgtgtgttggttgtaATGTACCTTGTGGAGGGGGAATAAGTGGGGCCCGTGGTGGAAAGTCTTCCATGTGTCTCATCTTCATCTGCTCCATACGTGCCCTACAGATGTGAACGGAGTCAACTTTAATGCTTCATCACACTTTAACAAATGCCTTCATCAATATTTCTGATACATGCAGAgaacaaatgtaaatacagctCTGACTTCAGATATGAATGTGTCAGTCATGATGATGTGTCTTTAATTTTACCGTGATGCAGCGTCCTGTTTGATCCTCTCTATCTCAGCCATGGCCTGATTCAGTTGATCCTGCAGCTCTTCCTTCTTCTGGTTCAATTTCTCTCTTGCTTCTCGCTCTGCTAGGAAATCTGCCTTGTAGATCTCAGCCTGAACAAAGCACACAGAtaatgagagacaaagagagatttaacagccattttgtttcatttcaatgtATCCGTATTAtataaacatgttaaaatgtgtatgtgactgATGACCAATATTTGTTGTCCAATAATTTCCAAAAACTAACTAACTCCACAactatttgtcatttttcatttgaacaaACGGGTGCAACATTTTGAATGTGTTCAAGGACATCTGAAAATGTgtgctgaaaatattaaaacaataaCCTCTTGATGTCAATCAGCTTTTTACTCAGCCCTTGAATGTGGCTGTCTGGAACAgcaataaacatttttcatttctgaggTGGCTAGACACTATGTTGTAAGAACTCTTGCCTTTCTTACATAACCTGACCCATAAGTCTAGCCACTGTCCAGCTTCTTGTTTACACTGTttcataaaataattatttttatcagcactgcaacacagcagctgcaggtagCATTTATGAAATGCAGTGAAATCATTATTTCATACttgacaacaaaaacagaaaagtatgTAAAGGAAAGCAActaaattgtgagtttggtgtCAGATGTTGGCTGTAATGCAGTTTTGTTGCTGGTCAAATTaaaaggaggagcagaggaagacaCTGAGCCATTCTAATGTTGTTCTGGTGTTTCACTGTGGACAGAGGTCTCTACCAAAATGACCTGGAAATGTCAGTGTGAGCACAATTCCttctctgttttaaaaatgagcCTAGTGTATATGCAGGCTACAAAACAACCATGCTGTAAATCTGAAAGCTGAAAGGTGGCTATTGAGGTATTAACCTTATAAGCAGCGCTTACATCGGTCTACTTTAACATTGAACTGAATGTAACACTTCAAACCTGCGGACTTACAACACAATTACAGCTGATATGAAGAAGCCCTGCCCTGACTTCACTGAACTGAACTATGAACAGTGATGTGaacatgtggtgtgtgtcctgAAGTGTGTTTGAAGAGTAACGTGATACTTcactcagacagaaacaaatcaaCTATAAAGTCACTGACTATGGATCTGGCTCAGATGGGGCTCATTTGACAGGTTGAGTACAGAGGCTGGAATTATAAATCACTTTGTTACTGGCTTCTGGCCTCTCTGTGTGATTGTACCTGGGCAGTGAGGACAGGAACGGTCTCCAGTGAGCCTTTCTGTTGCTCCACCTCTTCCTTCAGCTTATCAATCAGATCCTGTTTCAGGGCCAGCGCTCGCTCTGCCTCCTCTAGTCGGCCACACAGATCTCCTCCCTGGAACACACAAAACACGCGAATGTTAGGATATGCATCCGTAAGTGAAATAGCAAATGAGGGTAAATagatgttaaaatgtatttttacctCACTCTTCAGTTTCGAGTCATAGTCTCTGAAGAGACACGTGTAGGCATGCTGCAGTTGTGTCAgttttttcctgtgaaaaaaGGGAGTTTTACCATTCAGCATAAAACACTAAATTTCAggtgttttatttatgaattaCAAGTGAACTGCATTAATACAGAAGTGCTGATTTGatcaaatataatataattaacaTGATAAAATTATCTTTGCTGAACAAGTTAACATCTTGTGcacacaagataaaaaaaatatatctttgGGAATTCAGTGGCTCAGTCCATGATGATCCAACATGGTTCTGAACAGGGGTTTGTACTTTTTTCTAAACCAAATGTTATCACATGACAGTATGACGACTTCTGCCCAAATGAAAATCCATGATGTTCTAGAGTTTTTATATGACACATTATTAGtaatttgttatattttttctcatttctcttgttTACAGAAAATCTGCTGACCGGAAACCTAAATCTTTCAAAAGTTTATAACACTACAGAAATATAATAACTAGTTGGGACACTGCTGTCTATGTGGTAATGTGCATGTGGAACCCACTTCTCCTCTGTGACgacatgtctctctgtcttcagggCCTGCTCCAGGCTCTgggtctgcagcagcagcttgtccaTTGCCACATTATGCTGCTTCTTCTGTTGCTCCAGCTCTCCGCTCTGCTGCCTGCAGGGCCTTCAGCTTACTGCACAGCCTACACACGAGTGAAGAGAAAGACATGTACATTAGCACACATGCGCGCCCACAGTTGGACATGGACATATGcataaatatatactgtatatacttaTGTTGAAGTGAAGTGACACCTTACTTTTCCTCCAATATTTTGCGTTCATGCTCGCTTTTCTCTAAGCAGCTCTGTCTCTCGTTCAGTTCTCCTAGGAGGGAAGTTGCCTGAGCCTTCAGAGCCTCACAGTCCTTGGCCATCtgcaaatatacaaaatgtTATAAGGTATTGAACTAACTTGGTATTTTAAGACTGCTTGTTACAGTGCCATCATTTTCATACCTGAGCACAGTCCTTGTCCTTCTGTTTGAGCAGAGCTTCAGTTCTGTCCCGCTGAGCTGAACTCTTCTGCAGGTAATCaagcttctcctccagctcccgATACCTACAGGAACAACAGATTCATTACTGTCAGGTAACCCTAGCACTGACACAGGTTTTAAgctgtatatatacacagtatactgtatatatacagtacacacatacagtatgtattacTGCAGtaaattaaatctgaatgatttataatttgcatttatttgattACAGTGGTAGGTTTATGATGTGGTAGTTTGTCATGGAGTTAATTTTAagtgcttcattttctgtttactttTCACTACTGGCCATGGTAGTGGCTTACACAGCACCACATGTTAAAATAAACCAGCTGATTCTATGACTTTGCCACACAAAAGAAATAATTTGTTATCTATTTAATTTGTCTGTAAATTTATACTTGAACAAAGATGGTTCTGTGTACAAAAAACTGTACTCTGTGTGTCTTGTGAGTAGCTCAGTTGTCGAATGTAAATTGAATGACAGTGGGTGAACAGAGCTGTCTGTTTTAATCATATCACTGTTAAAGTTTTTCAGACTCAGATAGATTTACTGTGACTCAGGACCATGATCAAATGGTATGGAGCACAAACAGTacagacaataacaacaaaatgatgGCACAGCATGGCtaaagtaaaagaaataaagagcaTCCTTCAAAAAGTTTATATATAACCTTTGTCTTATCTGATTATGAtaacaaaatgaatttaaacatAGACGAGTGGTTTAGGTAATACTTTGGCAAATACTATCTCTATATCTCATTATGCTTATATTCttacattcaaataaaatataatgttcaTCTCTCCAACAACTGTAATTAGAGAGGTTGCAGATCCTCTGGTTTCTATCCAGCCCTTTATATCTTCTAATGACAAATGGCCGGTCTGTTCTTTTGGTTTTCATACAACAGCCACTTTTCCATTTTAAGCTCACATTTTTATCTACATAAATATCATATGATGTCATACTGCTGAACTCACTTTGCCACTttaacatgaacacatttttcagcCTGTGTTCAAGAGTCAGTGATAAGACAAACCACAGGTCATCCAGCACCTGCTTAACCTGCATGGTGACACATACATAGTATACCTATACTGTGCAGGCTGAACAAGTATACTcttataaaactataaaaccTACATACAGCAAACAAAATGAGTTAAAAAGTTAGAGGAAGAGATGGAAGTATAGACAGCAGACATGCAcacaagaagaaagagaaagccaCACAGAGCTGTGGGCTCACCTGCCCTGTGTGGcctgaagctgctctgtgagtTTAGCCAGGCTAGAGCTGGAAAaggcaagaggaggagagggaagaggaggaggaggacatctCAAAAGTGAGGAATAAAAAAGCATGCAAGTTTCCTTCCTTATGCCTCACAGAAGAACTGTCTGTGGATACATCATATAGTTGTTTATCAAACAGCACTCCGTCCAAAAGCTGCTAATGACAACTAGTTAAACACAGAAGTGAGTTTAGTGCTGTTAGTTTCAAATAATGCACAGAAGTATTTTTCATTAGAAAGGAAAATGCGTCATACCAGTCAGAAGAGTGCTGTGCCTCGGAGCGATGTTGAACAACCTCCTCAGTAACATTGCTTGCCTGTGAAAACATTCATGCAAGTTTTTTAGATCACAGATAAATTAGCAGATTCTTGTACCTGTCCATAATCACAACGTTTCTATTGGTCATAGAGACGTCATTCACAAGCAGTTGAATGTGACAGACAAGATGTACGAAATGATAGCCATGAAAGCAAGTGGAGCTGGGAAATTAGTTCTCTAGAACAATTTCATATTACTCAATCATAAAATGCAGTCTATtctaagacacacacatcagggaaaattattctcattttaatttcaaatctATTATGTTGATATGTTACTATTAATATAACTGATATTTTCACTAGCTCTGTCTGATTTGATTATGTTGTGCACTACTGAACATACAATAGAACAAGAAGCACTTGTacaaacatattcatttttaagtAAGCCTCATTCACcagttctctctcttctctacTTATGGCAGCATTTAGCCTTTCATTTAAtgttctattttctatttttgagTCTGACAGACATGGACACATCAAATGGGGAAGTTTTAATGAAAAGATGGTATTAcctgcattttgggaaatgtgggATCCAGTTTTTACAggtttttttgtagttttaccCATACTAGGCACTGAAAGTCAGGATATGTTGGGTCTTTGCTGCTTCAACTTTAACCACTTTTTTTAGTGTGTCTCTTGTGAGTCCCTCAACATTATGGCTGCATATAGTAATCATTCATTTACACTTAAAGGGTAACTCTGGACCTTTGAACCTTGGCCTCAATTTCCCATGTTcttgggtgtaaatgactgatagaaataaaaaatctttggaatctgtgcattattgagcaagaacagtgtaaCCTGCCTACCCTGCCcttcttgctcaatactgcacagattccaaaAATGTTGATCCCTATCAACAACAAATAAGGCACAGGTCCAATAACTACTGGGGTACCACTTCAATTCGAAATGGAAAGCTAGCTTGGTTAGCTTAGTACTGCAGTACTGCACTGGTTCCTAGGGTAGAACTTCTACATGCTGGGGTCATGGTGTCACCTGTGCCTGGGCCAATTTGGCTCGTAGCTGGTCAATGCAGCGACGCAtccgctctctctctttctctccctcgtctctgtccctctccagctcttcattcttcctcctcagctctctcATCCCTTCCTCCAGTTTTTCTTTATGGCTCTTGAGCAACTGAAGGAATTCGTTAGCACCTTCCACGGGCTGTGGAGAAAGATGTCAAAGTGAAAGGACCAGAGATGAACAGATGCAGAGACGAGATGACGGGAGGGAAGGGAACAGTGACAGGCCGCATTCACCCTGGGCTGGAGGACAGACGTCGAgcaaaaaagtagaaatacacCAAGATGTAAGGTAACACATAGGTTTATAGAAGCAGAGAGGAATTGTAAGGAGGGATAAATTGGTGGGTGTTAACAGTGCTACCATCTGTGTATACTGTGCTCCATCCACAGTAAGAAGCAAAGAAATTTTCGGTGCCCAACCACCATTTAATCCAGTGTTCCTGCTCGAAGTCAAACGAAAAATCATGGACAACCTCATGATTTACATTGCCAAATGTAGAACACAGTTTCCCATAATGCTACCAGTGTAAAGTTTATCACTTTAGATTTTTAAATGCTGCATAGTGATGAGTGTTAGGTTTTGAATAAAAATCTGAGTTGTCAGGCTGTCCAGTATCATTTTTCCGAACAGGAAGTCAGGACTTTTGACCTGCCTGAATGCGATGACAGATAAGGTGGGGTGAAGACTAATTTAGGTAAGTCTCAGGGATCTGATTGGTGGAATCAGGATGCAGTGAGCAGTCTCACCTGGCCATTTTCCCTGCCCATTAGCTCCCCCAGTACCTCTGATAAAGAGGTGGGGGGAGTGGGGAGGGTGCTGCTCAAGGAGCTATGCACACTTGCATCACCctagacacacagacagacctgttagatgaaaaatacacaactacatcaaaactaaaaccaaaaacagagtcAGGCATCGTACCAGGCTGCGAGGAGGTGTGGTCTGCGTGTGTTGATCTGTCTCCTcaactctcttcctctccctctgatcTAGAGTCTGAAAGACAACAGAAATAAGTGGCTTCAATGTCCACTGTTCAGCAGATGAAATTCTAATGCAGGATTTATTACATCCTTTGTTGCTGAAGTCAAAAATCTCCACAGCCTTCTTCCATCTGAAGAACATCCTCAGATGGAACCTGCAGCCATGATGGTGGACACTGGCTGTTACACAAATTTGTGTCTACAGGTTATCTCtatttgtaaatgtttaaatatgatTGGCTTGTGAGCTACATTTGCATGTTGCCACACATCTGATATGCACTTACAAATGTGGCAAAATGACAGTAAGTATCATAGGAGCAATAGGACTCTGTGTGTAAATGGAATATGAGCACAAAACAAACTcaatttgtaaaaacaaaaaggtgaaataatatatactgtaatctCTGCATATACATGCCAACACAGAATTATAAAATAACAGTGAGAGCTATGTAATAGTGTAACTAACATAGCACAATGTAAAATAATCTTACAATGTGTAAATATAAGCAAGAGGAtgtgtgaatggatggatggaatgaTGGATGGATATGTGAACCTCGGTTAGCTAACCTGCGGTCCATCAAGCGGGCCATTCCTCACAGGGCGTCCCTGCTGGTCTTCGGTTTggctggagctgcagcagtggttaGAGGAGGAGGCAGGTCCATTCACCAGACCCTTTAAGGAGTGGTTCTCCTGAGCCAGCCTCTCCACCAGGGCCCTGGCCTCCTGGAAACGAGAGCTGAGAaattctctttcctctcttgtcCTTCGTTgccatccctccatctcctcacaGCGCTGACGCAAGGCGAGGTTGCTCCGCCGCAAGGCCTCTGGAGCACAGAAAGGTGAAGGTAAAGGGAAAGTTAGGAGATTGATATGTCTGACACATAGAAACAGCTTCAACAAcaagtaaaatgaaatacaggCAGGCCACTGTTTAAACCAATGCTGTGATAAGAAACCAGACTTTACctacagcaagaaaaacatCCATTTCAGGATTACACGTTTTTCCACAGTATCGCCATGATTACTGAAGAACTGTGTCATAGAATAACGGATAGACATGTTTTCAGTATGAGAGgtgtgaggtcagaggtcagaggtgtgTCTCTGTTAAGGTCCTGGATATTGCAAATAAGTGAAATATTTTGGTAAAACCTCTGGTATAAGGAGGAACAGGTGGAATCCTAAATGGCCCTCTCAGTCTCCAGTGGGAGAatctaaatgtgttttcacataAAAGCTTGGATGTGTTTATAAGTGTAATTTTACAGTGTGCATGTTAGAAAGCTATATATGGAATTTGTACTAGTAAGCATATTGAAACATGTCCACACAGTCAAATCAAGAAAACATCAAGCATATACTCAAATTAGTCCTGATGTTAAAGTTATACGTTTAATGGatcattgttttcattacatGTAATTTCTAGTACATAAATCACCCATCATTCTTCTATAATGAGGCCCTGATAGTAAAGAATGCATCTTGCAttgtatttgaagaaaaaataatgactgaTATCATACAGGTACAAAATAATTCCTCCCTTCATTATCACTTTCATTTAGGAACTTTGCACTTTTTTCCTTATGGGAACTTCAATGAACAGGCATGCAGTACAAActtttaatggttcagtcatactgagaacatgtttgtcttccatctttaATGAGGTTGGGAATAATATGTTTCAAGACATTAAAGCTCAAACATGGCTTACCAGGTAAAGTGTAAACACTGGAATTGAAcaaatattatgatattttacaGGTTTTAGTTTCAGGGACTGAAACACTGTACAGACAAACTGCGAACAAAATCTGAGGCTGCAAACACTTCCCTGGATTCTGTCTGATTTGACACAGAATGGCTCAAAATAGCTTCTTATGGCCAATTTTAAACTTTAGAGAGATActgctgtgtgactgacatTACTAGAGCAGCCTGCTGAGTTCTTGATTCTCCTCCACTTGTGCTCACTGCATTTGCGCTACATTTTTTGCATAGATTGTACATAACTTCCACTTGTGGCTCCAGTGACAGCAATTTAACAATAGTTACATAGGCTTGTAAGCATCAGCATCAGGAGCTGGAACAGGTTGTTCAGTTAGCATGTTTAGAAGTTTTTTGTGTCCATATATCAAACTTGAGCAATACACTGAGCCCAAGTTGCTGCCACTGACAGTTTTACATGGTAGCTTGCTTCCattggtgtgagtgtgtgtttagaggTAAATAGTACAGTGCATTGGGCAGAGGAGCTAATAAACAATGAATACCTCTACATTTGCACTGCCCACATTATGcacattattttctcattataCTTTCATAAAACGATCTTTTGAATGAACTGTTAATACCACCCCGCACCATCATTGTAAATATCCTGTTTGATACCATCAATAATGCCAAGCTCTAGCATCACATGCCGGTGACTGTGCGTTGAGTTGAGTGGATATTGCTTTAATTCTGTAAAATATGCCAATATGTCCTACCTCTAAGCTGCTGGTTATCACCCAGTAACCTGGTCACCACTTCATTGGCAGCCAGCTCTGGTGGGACCCTGAGGGcccctccactctcctctcctgaCATGTCCCACT contains:
- the ikbkg gene encoding LOW QUALITY PROTEIN: NF-kappa-B essential modulator (The sequence of the model RefSeq protein was modified relative to this genomic sequence to represent the inferred CDS: deleted 1 base in 1 codon), translated to MVQPQPDGPMQWDMSGEESGGALRVPPELAANEVVTRLLGDNQQLREALRRSNLALRQRCEEMEGWQRRTREEREFLSSRFQEARALVERLAQENHSLKGLVNGPASSSNHCCSSSQTEDQQGRPVRNGPLDGPQTLDQRERKRVEETDQHTQTTPPRSLGDASVHSSLSSTLPTPPTSLSEVLGELMGRENGQPVEGANEFLQLLKSHKEKLEEGMRELRRKNEELERDRDEGEKERERMRRCIDQLRAKLAQAQASNVTEEVVQHRSEAQHSSDCSSLAKLTEQLQATQGRYRELEEKLDYLQKSSAQRDRTEALLKQKDKDCAQMAKDCEALKAQATSLLGELNERQSCLEKSEHERKILEEKLCSKLKALQAAERELEQQKKQHNVAMDKLLLQTQSLEQALKTERHVVTEEKKKLTQLQHAYTCLFRDYDSKLKSEGGDLCGRLEEAERALALKQDLIDKLKEEVEQQKGSLETVPVLTAQAEIYKADFLAEREAREKLNQKKEELQDQLNQAMAEIERIKQDAASRARMEQMKMRHMEDFPPRAPLIPPPQGVFPSPAFNTVPPASSFRNQGLVPVGDQGAAGTEELPDLCCPKCQYQAPDMDTLQIHVMDCIQ